From Microlunatus capsulatus, a single genomic window includes:
- a CDS encoding class I SAM-dependent methyltransferase has translation MSEPSHYFDATPTGPERRRTVTVGVWGRELELSTANGVFAGDGLDRGTAVLLRASAPPTGSPRVLDLGCGWGPIAVGIAVHCPGAQVDAVDVNDRALGLCRDNAAALGVGDRVRALRPEQVEDAARYDQIWSNPPIRVGKEALHVLLLRWLPRLTPDGEARLVVGRNLGADTLQRWLVEQGHPTERVASAKGFRVLVVRPAATQG, from the coding sequence GTGAGCGAGCCGTCCCACTACTTCGACGCGACCCCGACCGGCCCCGAGCGCCGGCGGACCGTCACCGTCGGCGTCTGGGGTCGCGAGCTGGAGCTGAGCACCGCCAACGGCGTCTTCGCCGGCGACGGCCTGGACCGCGGCACCGCGGTGCTGCTGCGCGCGTCGGCCCCGCCGACGGGCAGTCCCCGGGTGCTCGACCTCGGCTGCGGCTGGGGGCCGATCGCGGTCGGGATCGCCGTGCACTGCCCCGGGGCGCAGGTGGACGCCGTCGACGTCAACGACCGGGCGCTGGGCCTGTGCCGCGACAACGCCGCGGCCCTCGGCGTCGGCGACCGGGTGCGGGCGCTGCGGCCCGAGCAGGTGGAGGACGCGGCCCGCTACGACCAGATCTGGTCGAACCCGCCGATCCGGGTGGGCAAGGAGGCGCTGCACGTGCTGCTGCTCCGGTGGCTGCCGCGGCTGACCCCCGACGGGGAGGCCCGGCTGGTCGTCGGCCGCAACCTCGGCGCGGACACCCTGCAGCGCTGGCTGGTCGAGCAGGGCCACCCCACCGAGCGGGTCGCCTCGGCCAAGGGCTTCCGGGTGCTCGTCGTCCGCCCGGCCGCGACCCAGGGCTGA
- a CDS encoding NUDIX domain-containing protein, with protein MTPPLDALLADLAAWSPPDPEQARLRTAYRDRLLAAGPAALRRDGGPEHVTASALVLDPDLERTVLCLHRKGRFWVQPGGHLEPDDADVAAAALREAREETGLTGPMALPGLLDLNRHALPAGFGACRVHWDVGVAVTAPADAVPAVSDESHAVAWFALDALPQPLAGSVATRLQRARALLAGRSGAGRSAGSRATGDGGGT; from the coding sequence GTGACCCCGCCGCTCGACGCCCTGCTGGCCGACCTCGCCGCCTGGTCCCCGCCCGACCCGGAGCAGGCGCGGCTGCGCACGGCGTACCGCGACCGGCTGCTCGCCGCGGGTCCGGCGGCGCTGCGCCGCGACGGCGGCCCGGAGCACGTGACGGCCAGCGCCCTGGTCCTGGACCCCGACCTGGAGCGGACCGTGCTGTGCCTGCACCGCAAGGGCCGGTTCTGGGTGCAGCCGGGCGGCCACCTCGAGCCGGACGACGCCGACGTGGCCGCCGCGGCGCTGCGGGAGGCGCGCGAGGAGACGGGCCTGACCGGCCCGATGGCACTGCCCGGGCTGCTGGACCTCAACCGGCACGCCCTGCCGGCCGGCTTCGGCGCCTGCCGCGTCCACTGGGACGTCGGCGTCGCCGTGACCGCCCCGGCCGACGCCGTGCCCGCCGTCAGCGACGAGAGCCACGCGGTGGCCTGGTTCGCCCTCGACGCGCTGCCCCAGCCGCTGGCCGGCAGCGTGGCCACCCGCCTGCAGCGCGCCCGCGCCCTGCTGGCGGGCCGCTCCGGTGCGGGCCGGTCCGCTGGGAGCCGCGCGACCGGCGACGGCGGCGGGACCTGA
- a CDS encoding M28 family peptidase, with product MPPVAGAAAPSPHRAPARVAAGLVATALALALVGSLPRPVPRPAPPPPPADVLATALAARVDVAGVRPHLAALQAAADAHDGHRADGSPGHDASVALVADALRAAGFAVETPEFRYPVEVVLARHVVLDGDRLRADRLEGSPETPADGVAGPLVVPGGGAATGCRAADLDPLTAAGAVLLVRRGGCPFATKAARAADAGAAALLVANDEAGPLTGGTLRERGRLPVAGVSTADGDRLSARAGTRVVLDLRTRTETRTSRNVVAQTRTGRADDVVVVGGHLDSVEEGPGINDNGSGAAALLELATALGPEPAVDRAVRFAWWGGEELGLLGSQAYVDGLDAAGRRALALYLNVDMLGSPNPGFFVYDGDDSADDGAGPGPAGSAALERTLVDRLTALGTAPGPTDFDGRSDYGPFIDVGVPAGGLFSGAEALKTPAQAARWGGTAGEPFDPCYHRACDDLGNVDLPALGLHLDALAWTVGRYAAGGAGPAPDPVAPRAVVPALAPPARRRAVLGHHPPAGARRRAGDPPR from the coding sequence GTGCCCCCGGTGGCCGGCGCCGCTGCGCCGAGCCCCCACCGCGCCCCCGCCCGGGTGGCCGCCGGGCTGGTCGCGACGGCGCTCGCCCTCGCCCTGGTGGGCTCGCTCCCCCGGCCCGTGCCCCGTCCGGCGCCGCCCCCGCCCCCGGCGGACGTGCTGGCCACGGCGCTCGCCGCGCGGGTGGACGTCGCCGGGGTCCGGCCCCACCTCGCGGCGCTGCAGGCCGCGGCCGACGCGCACGACGGCCACCGGGCCGACGGCTCCCCCGGTCACGACGCGAGCGTCGCCCTGGTCGCGGACGCCCTGCGGGCCGCCGGCTTCGCCGTCGAGACCCCGGAGTTCCGCTACCCCGTCGAGGTCGTGCTGGCCCGGCACGTCGTGCTGGACGGCGACCGGCTGCGCGCGGACCGCCTCGAGGGCAGCCCCGAGACCCCCGCCGACGGCGTCGCCGGACCCCTGGTGGTGCCGGGCGGCGGGGCCGCGACGGGCTGCCGCGCCGCCGACCTCGACCCGCTCACCGCGGCCGGGGCGGTGCTGCTGGTCCGCCGCGGCGGGTGCCCCTTCGCCACCAAGGCCGCGCGGGCCGCCGACGCGGGCGCCGCGGCGCTGCTGGTGGCCAACGACGAGGCGGGCCCGCTGACCGGCGGGACGCTGCGCGAGCGCGGCCGGCTGCCCGTCGCCGGGGTCAGCACCGCCGACGGCGACCGGCTGTCCGCGCGCGCCGGCACCCGGGTGGTGCTCGACCTGCGGACCCGCACCGAGACCCGCACCAGCCGCAACGTCGTCGCCCAGACCCGGACCGGCCGGGCCGACGACGTCGTCGTGGTCGGCGGCCACCTCGACAGCGTCGAGGAGGGCCCGGGGATCAACGACAACGGCAGCGGGGCGGCCGCGCTGCTGGAGCTGGCGACGGCGCTGGGCCCCGAGCCCGCCGTCGACCGGGCGGTCCGGTTCGCCTGGTGGGGCGGGGAGGAGCTCGGCCTGCTCGGCTCGCAGGCCTACGTCGACGGCCTCGACGCCGCCGGCCGGCGCGCCCTCGCGCTGTACCTCAACGTCGACATGCTCGGCTCGCCCAACCCGGGCTTCTTCGTCTACGACGGCGACGACTCCGCCGACGACGGCGCGGGGCCCGGACCGGCCGGCTCCGCCGCGCTGGAGCGCACCCTCGTCGACCGGCTCACCGCCCTCGGCACCGCCCCCGGCCCGACGGACTTCGACGGCCGCTCCGACTACGGCCCGTTCATCGACGTCGGCGTCCCGGCCGGCGGGCTGTTCAGCGGCGCCGAGGCGCTCAAGACGCCGGCGCAGGCCGCGCGCTGGGGCGGCACCGCCGGCGAGCCGTTCGACCCCTGCTACCACCGGGCCTGCGACGACCTCGGCAACGTCGACCTGCCGGCCCTCGGCCTGCACCTGGACGCCCTGGCCTGGACCGTCGGCCGCTACGCCGCGGGCGGGGCCGGACCGGCGCCGGACCCGGTCGCGCCGCGCGCCGTCGTCCCCGCCCTGGCCCCGCCGGCCCGGCGCCGGGCCGTCCTCGGCCACCATCCACCGGCGGGCGCGCGCAGGCGGGCGGGCGACCCGCCCCGGTAG
- the trmB gene encoding tRNA (guanosine(46)-N7)-methyltransferase TrmB: MSAPDAGPPPAPVQPAGERPARPPRVHREVVSFVRRSARMRPNQRRAWDAHHERFVLPVDRRETSTSVDPDARLDLTAAFGREAPLVVEIGPGPGDSLVAMAAARPEVDVLAFEVYEPAAAQLVSALHRAGLDNVRIVVADAVAGLQHLLPAGRLAELWTFFPDPWPKSRHHKRRLVSPALAAVAAERLQLGGTWRLATDWEDYALAMREVLDAEPGLENLHPGGWAPRWDARPLTRFEQRGLDAGRAVHDLTYRRVTPAAP; this comes from the coding sequence GTGAGCGCGCCCGACGCCGGGCCCCCGCCGGCCCCGGTGCAACCGGCCGGCGAGCGGCCCGCCCGGCCGCCGCGGGTGCACCGCGAGGTCGTGTCGTTCGTCCGGCGCAGCGCCCGGATGCGGCCCAACCAGCGCCGCGCCTGGGACGCCCACCACGAGCGCTTCGTGCTGCCGGTGGACCGGCGCGAGACGAGCACGTCGGTCGACCCGGACGCCCGGCTGGACCTGACGGCGGCCTTCGGCCGCGAGGCCCCGCTGGTCGTCGAGATCGGCCCCGGCCCGGGCGACTCGCTGGTGGCGATGGCCGCCGCCCGGCCCGAGGTCGACGTGCTGGCCTTCGAGGTCTACGAGCCGGCAGCGGCCCAGCTGGTCAGCGCGCTGCACCGGGCCGGTCTGGACAACGTCCGCATCGTCGTCGCCGACGCGGTGGCGGGGCTGCAGCACCTGCTGCCCGCTGGTCGCCTGGCCGAGCTGTGGACCTTCTTCCCCGACCCGTGGCCCAAGTCCCGGCACCACAAGCGCCGCCTGGTCAGCCCCGCCCTGGCGGCCGTCGCCGCCGAGCGGCTGCAGCTCGGCGGCACCTGGCGGCTCGCCACCGACTGGGAGGACTACGCCCTCGCCATGCGGGAGGTGCTGGACGCCGAGCCCGGACTGGAGAACCTCCACCCGGGGGGCTGGGCGCCGCGCTGGGACGCCCGTCCGCTCACCCGCTTCGAGCAGCGGGGGCTGGACGCCGGCCGGGCCGTGCACGACCTCACCTACCGGCGGGTCACGCCGGCGGCCCCGTGA
- a CDS encoding ABC transporter permease: MSAAEVLGTPGAAPRPVPAAAPASPLGWLRFLRSELTIIFGRRRNLAGIGVLAVVPVVLAIAVKVSAPGGGGGPDFISAITGNGLFVAFAALTLEIPIFLPLAVGVIAGDSVAGEANIGTLRYLLTIPAGRTRLLAVKFAAIAISALVAVLVVAVVGTVMGLALFGGGPMTLLSGTQTSMADGLGRLLLTCLYLTVQLAALGAIGLFISTLTEQPIGATVAVVLVNVMMFVLDSISQLSWLHPWLLTHWWTAFGNLLRDPVATEDITRGLVTAAVYAGVFWLAAWARFSGKDVTS, encoded by the coding sequence ATGTCAGCGGCTGAGGTGCTGGGCACGCCCGGCGCCGCCCCCCGACCCGTGCCGGCGGCCGCGCCCGCCTCGCCGCTCGGCTGGCTGCGCTTCCTGCGCTCCGAGCTCACCATCATCTTCGGCCGGCGCCGCAACCTCGCCGGCATCGGCGTGCTGGCCGTCGTGCCGGTCGTGCTGGCGATCGCCGTCAAGGTCTCCGCCCCGGGCGGGGGCGGCGGCCCGGACTTCATCAGCGCCATCACCGGCAACGGGTTGTTCGTCGCCTTCGCCGCGCTGACCCTGGAGATCCCGATCTTCCTGCCGCTGGCCGTCGGCGTCATCGCCGGCGACTCGGTGGCGGGCGAGGCCAACATCGGCACCCTGCGCTACCTGCTCACCATCCCGGCGGGCCGGACCCGGCTGCTGGCGGTGAAGTTCGCCGCCATCGCGATCTCCGCGCTGGTGGCGGTGCTCGTCGTCGCCGTCGTCGGCACGGTGATGGGGCTCGCGCTGTTCGGGGGCGGGCCGATGACCCTGCTGTCGGGCACGCAGACCTCGATGGCCGACGGGTTGGGCCGGCTCCTGCTGACCTGCCTCTACCTCACCGTCCAGCTCGCGGCGCTGGGGGCGATCGGCCTGTTCATCTCCACCCTGACCGAGCAGCCGATCGGCGCGACCGTGGCCGTCGTCCTCGTCAACGTGATGATGTTCGTCCTCGACTCGATCTCCCAGCTGTCGTGGCTGCACCCCTGGCTGCTGACGCACTGGTGGACCGCCTTCGGCAACCTGCTGCGCGACCCGGTGGCCACCGAGGACATCACCCGCGGCCTGGTCACCGCGGCCGTCTACGCCGGGGTGTTCTGGCTGGCGGCCTGGGCCCGGTTCTCCGGCAAGGACGTCACCAGCTGA
- a CDS encoding tRNA pseudouridine synthase A, translating into MSGPTRRWRLDLGYDGAGFSGWARQPGLRTVQGELEDWVTRVLRLPEPAALVCAGRTDTGVHARGQVAHVDLPADALEDGALLTRRLHRVLAGDLVVRAVTPAPEGFDARFGAVWRRYVYRLSDGGAPLDPLHRGWVVAVQPALDLDRLASAAPVLLGLRDFGAFCKRREGATTVRTLLELSAARVPSGPLAGAVELTVRADAFCHSMVRSLVGALVDVGAGRRDLGWLRRVTTEAARSPDVQVMPAKGLVLEEVGYPPDDQLVARGLEARSVRRAAAEPDPEPTPSEEVPA; encoded by the coding sequence GTGAGCGGCCCCACCCGCCGCTGGCGGCTGGACCTCGGCTACGACGGCGCCGGCTTCTCCGGCTGGGCCCGCCAGCCCGGCCTGCGGACCGTGCAGGGCGAGCTGGAGGACTGGGTGACCCGGGTGCTGCGGCTGCCCGAGCCGGCGGCGCTGGTCTGCGCCGGCCGCACCGACACCGGCGTGCACGCGCGCGGCCAGGTGGCCCACGTCGACCTGCCCGCCGACGCCCTCGAGGACGGCGCGCTGCTCACCCGCCGGCTGCACCGGGTGCTGGCCGGTGACCTCGTCGTGCGCGCCGTCACGCCGGCCCCCGAGGGCTTCGACGCCCGCTTCGGCGCGGTCTGGCGGCGCTACGTCTACCGGCTCAGCGACGGCGGCGCCCCGCTGGACCCGCTGCACCGCGGCTGGGTGGTGGCCGTCCAGCCGGCGCTGGACCTCGACCGGCTGGCCTCCGCCGCGCCCGTCCTGCTGGGCCTGCGCGACTTCGGCGCCTTCTGCAAGCGGCGCGAGGGCGCGACGACGGTCCGGACCCTGCTGGAGCTGTCCGCGGCCCGGGTGCCCTCGGGGCCGCTCGCCGGCGCCGTCGAGCTGACAGTCCGGGCCGACGCCTTCTGCCACTCGATGGTCCGCTCGCTGGTCGGCGCGCTCGTCGACGTCGGCGCGGGCCGGCGCGACCTCGGCTGGCTGCGGCGGGTGACCACCGAGGCGGCCCGCTCCCCCGACGTCCAGGTGATGCCGGCGAAGGGGCTGGTGCTGGAGGAGGTCGGCTACCCGCCCGACGACCAGCTGGTGGCCCGGGGCCTGGAGGCCCGCAGCGTCCGCCGGGCTGCCGCCGAGCCCGACCCCGAACCCACCCCGTCCGAGGAGGTGCCCGCGTGA
- a CDS encoding ABC transporter ATP-binding protein yields MVRPDDAPGGTGAPPVLTRGLTKQFRRQTAVRSVDLEVPAGAVYGFLGPNGSGKTTTIRMLLGLVRPTAGSVELLGLPMPERGGEALRRVGALVEGPAFHPYLSGRANLARLDAADGHSDARTSAARIDAALDRVGLLAAATKRYRAYSLGMRQRLAIANALLMPRDLLVLDEPTNGLDPQGTREVRHLVGDLAADGATVLVSSHLLAEVEQMCSHVGVMFEGQLVSQGSMAELSAGTTKTVRVDTDRTEDAARVLAQLGLTEVARTATRVSAVLGEVEAAKIVPELVHADVPVLGFTVQSPSLEDVFVSLTGEGFDVSG; encoded by the coding sequence GTGGTCCGACCAGACGACGCCCCGGGGGGCACCGGCGCGCCGCCGGTGCTCACCCGCGGGCTGACCAAGCAGTTCCGCCGCCAGACGGCGGTCAGGTCCGTCGACCTCGAGGTGCCCGCGGGAGCCGTCTACGGCTTCCTCGGCCCCAACGGGTCGGGCAAGACGACGACGATCCGGATGCTGCTGGGCCTGGTCCGGCCCACGGCCGGCTCGGTCGAGCTGCTCGGCCTGCCGATGCCCGAGCGCGGCGGCGAGGCCCTGCGCCGGGTGGGCGCCCTCGTCGAGGGCCCCGCCTTCCACCCCTACCTCTCCGGACGGGCCAACCTGGCCCGGCTGGACGCCGCCGACGGCCACAGCGACGCCCGCACCTCGGCGGCCCGGATCGACGCCGCCCTCGACCGCGTGGGCCTGCTGGCCGCCGCCACCAAGCGCTACCGGGCCTACTCCCTCGGCATGCGGCAGCGGCTGGCCATCGCCAACGCCCTGCTGATGCCGCGGGACCTGCTGGTGCTCGACGAGCCGACCAACGGCCTCGACCCGCAGGGCACCCGCGAGGTGCGCCACCTCGTCGGCGACCTCGCTGCCGACGGCGCCACCGTCCTGGTCTCCAGCCACCTGCTCGCCGAGGTGGAGCAGATGTGCAGCCACGTCGGCGTCATGTTCGAGGGCCAGCTGGTCTCGCAGGGCTCGATGGCCGAGCTGTCCGCCGGCACCACCAAGACCGTCCGCGTCGACACCGACCGGACCGAGGACGCGGCCCGGGTGCTCGCGCAGCTGGGCCTCACCGAGGTGGCGCGCACCGCCACCCGCGTCAGCGCCGTGCTGGGCGAGGTCGAGGCCGCCAAGATCGTGCCCGAGCTGGTGCACGCCGACGTCCCCGTGCTGGGCTTCACCGTGCAGAGCCCCAGCCTGGAGGACGTGTTCGTCTCGCTCACCGGAGAGGGCTTCGATGTCAGCGGCTGA
- a CDS encoding DMT family transporter encodes MATPPVPVVAPTPGTPTPSTPDPTTAPARPAPRWLVTLPLMLGGGALIALQSQVNGALTGRLGTGLRASALAALVSFGSGLLVLSLLALLHRPTGRGVAALGGAVRRRRIPLWLVLGGLGGAFFVASQGLAAPTLGITFFILCFVAGQAVMALVVDQRGWGPNGVTALTRSRVAGAVLAVLAVAVSGAGLLSAVPVTGSLLVLAALPLLAGAVNSAQQGVNGRLAAHVGPWVTTWNNFWVGTLGLVLFLAVALLRPGHLTGLPTEPWLYLGGLCGIGFIWASTVTVRVHGVLVVGVFSVAGQVVTAALIGLLTGPGRPGPTTWAAVAVSLAGAAVVGLAQRRRHAG; translated from the coding sequence GTGGCGACACCACCGGTCCCGGTCGTGGCCCCGACACCCGGCACCCCGACGCCGTCCACCCCGGACCCGACGACGGCACCCGCCCGTCCCGCGCCGCGCTGGCTGGTCACCCTGCCCCTGATGCTGGGCGGCGGCGCGCTGATCGCCCTGCAGTCGCAGGTGAACGGCGCCCTCACCGGTCGGCTGGGCACCGGGCTCCGGGCGTCCGCGCTCGCGGCCCTGGTCAGCTTCGGCTCCGGCCTGCTCGTGCTGAGCCTGCTGGCCCTGCTGCACCGGCCGACGGGTCGCGGGGTGGCGGCCCTCGGCGGCGCCGTGCGCCGGCGCCGGATCCCGCTGTGGCTGGTGCTGGGCGGCCTCGGCGGGGCCTTCTTCGTCGCGTCCCAGGGGCTGGCGGCCCCCACGCTCGGCATCACCTTCTTCATCCTCTGCTTCGTGGCCGGCCAGGCCGTCATGGCGCTCGTCGTCGACCAGCGGGGCTGGGGACCCAACGGCGTCACCGCCCTCACCCGCTCCCGGGTGGCCGGCGCCGTGCTGGCCGTGCTCGCGGTCGCCGTCTCCGGGGCCGGGCTGCTCAGCGCGGTCCCCGTCACCGGCTCCCTGCTCGTGCTGGCCGCGCTGCCGCTGCTGGCCGGGGCGGTCAACAGCGCGCAGCAGGGCGTCAACGGCCGGCTCGCGGCCCACGTCGGACCCTGGGTCACCACCTGGAACAACTTCTGGGTGGGGACGCTCGGCCTCGTGCTCTTCCTCGCCGTCGCCCTGCTGCGGCCGGGGCACCTCACCGGGTTGCCGACGGAGCCCTGGCTGTACCTGGGCGGGCTCTGCGGCATCGGCTTCATCTGGGCCTCGACGGTCACCGTGCGGGTGCACGGGGTGCTCGTCGTCGGCGTCTTCTCCGTGGCCGGGCAGGTGGTCACCGCGGCCCTGATCGGCTTGCTCACCGGGCCCGGGCGGCCGGGGCCGACGACCTGGGCGGCCGTGGCCGTCAGCCTGGCCGGGGCCGCCGTCGTCGGGCTGGCCCAGCGCCGCCGTCACGCCGGCTGA